A stretch of DNA from Anthonomus grandis grandis chromosome 22, icAntGran1.3, whole genome shotgun sequence:
TCAAACTAGCCATCATCCTGTGTGGTACTTCAGCGAAAAGTAAAGTTCCACCAAACACCAAAATTGTACCAAACCAATGAGCAATAGTAAAtggattttgaaaatatacaataCTGAACACTAGTGATAAAAATTTTCTAAGTGTTAAAACTAAAGTTACTGTTAAAGATGTACATTCGGTTGTTAGTACATATACTGAGCTGATACACATGTATTGTGTCACGacattcaataataaataaatccatattagTGGTAATACCAGACTGGTAAATGGTATTTGGATTGGCTCACTGCTAGAAGCAACTGCTATGTGTTCCATTATACTACTTGAATATAAGAAGAAGCCAGGAAGAGAATACAGATGCTAAAAGAAacatacacatttttaaaaaattgatataaaatgAACTAAATACTACAGTTTTCTTACTGTATAAAACAAGGCTTCTTCAGGATGTTTgccaaattttttatacaatgtCTCTTGATAAATTCCCATTCTAGCAGAAAGAAGCAGTGCTCCAGTCAACAAAACTATACCAATAACCcaccaaaatattttacttgCATCTACTTCATTTTCTTCTGATGAACCTATTGATTCTTGATTGCCAGAAACATTATCACAGTCAGTGCACTgaaattgtaaaaacaaaaacaatgaaATATCAAAAATGAGACTAAAACTAGTGGTTAGTTACCTTGCCAACCTCTTTTGAAGAATACAATGTACAAATAACAATGCCAGTAGTAATCATAAATACAGATAAATACTTTTCAATggtatattttcttttcaaaattaaaatgccCATAAGCATATTAGCAATTAGAGAACCCTACAATCATTAagggtttaaaaataataataaacatatccCTTATTTAAC
This window harbors:
- the LOC126748251 gene encoding UDP-xylose and UDP-N-acetylglucosamine transporter; this encodes MNSKAYLAIFMVILGCMLNNVFLEYIIKLDPGSGHLITALQFLFIALHGLIFTSKFGTVKPKVPFKEYLKLVAFFFATSVINNWAFAFHIPVPLHFIFRAGSLIANMLMGILILKRKYTIEKYLSVFMITTGIVICTLYSSKEVGKCTDCDNVSGNQESIGSSEENEVDASKIFWWVIGIVLLTGALLLSARMGIYQETLYKKFGKHPEEALFYTHLYSLPGFFLYSSSIMEHIAVASSSEPIQIPFTSLVLPLIWIYLLLNVVTQYMCISSVYVLTTECTSLTVTLVLTLRKFLSLVFSIVYFQNPFTIAHWFGTILVFGGTLLFAEVPHRMMASLRTKPKTDKKTN